In one window of Eggerthella guodeyinii DNA:
- a CDS encoding DUF6020 family protein: protein MTASYRLPRALAYLVASLLMGLSVGLANGFIVALDHESSEPFPELSLGGFDGNSLGFSLAIAALLYLLLCCADRGFASKSTPSSFSAWIDKNLLHSILRIMLVIGIAWLPIIIILYPGIVYHDTEFQLIQFFGNENLNVYSGAPDPEVPKITDHHPIMTTLLFSFFAWLGGFLGGAYNGLFLYALFQATLLAASLAWMIKFLRSEIRVKPAFCGACLMFCGLMPLFPIYAVSISKDAIFAPFFVLFSVLYCWLMLTRGQILSDKRTLALFCTTCLGFVATKKLGIYLLLICLIIALAYCRKGRLAVAASGALSAFAVLVFIPVVVFPLVGGGSGSSREMFSVPFAQTAWYVSEYPEDVTDSEKDVIDEVLGYDSLPDRYAPETADFVKGSAKIEGKVAEYARVYIAEGLRHPLTYLRAFLALEAGFVSTKDGFSPLSLSVAIAGLDTQALPDIYYKPEALEWPAYYIGEFASSAHEIPLLGILFSKGLYAFLAPLCAVLILVVRDRRKLITLLPYIGFAALLYLSPISTEYNSGRYVFPLLCAFPLLLGVIVRAVDNGKPTKGDCELLA, encoded by the coding sequence TTGACCGCGTCGTATCGGCTGCCAAGAGCCCTTGCGTATCTGGTTGCATCGTTGCTTATGGGGTTGTCTGTCGGGCTTGCCAATGGTTTTATCGTCGCGCTTGATCACGAATCCTCTGAGCCGTTTCCCGAATTGAGCTTGGGAGGGTTTGATGGGAACTCGCTTGGGTTCTCCTTGGCGATAGCCGCGCTCCTGTACCTGCTGCTCTGCTGCGCCGATCGAGGCTTTGCAAGCAAATCGACCCCCTCTTCGTTTTCTGCCTGGATCGATAAAAATCTGCTGCACAGCATTTTGAGAATCATGCTTGTGATAGGGATTGCCTGGTTGCCTATCATCATCATTCTGTATCCAGGCATTGTGTACCATGATACGGAATTTCAGCTGATTCAATTCTTTGGGAACGAAAATTTGAATGTGTACAGCGGGGCTCCGGATCCTGAGGTGCCGAAGATCACCGACCACCATCCGATCATGACTACACTGCTCTTCAGCTTCTTCGCTTGGCTAGGTGGTTTCTTGGGAGGAGCATACAACGGCCTGTTTTTGTACGCGCTTTTTCAGGCGACCCTTTTGGCGGCTTCTCTTGCCTGGATGATCAAATTCTTGAGATCGGAGATTCGGGTTAAGCCGGCTTTCTGCGGAGCATGTCTTATGTTCTGCGGTCTGATGCCCTTGTTTCCAATCTATGCCGTTTCAATATCGAAAGACGCTATCTTTGCGCCCTTTTTCGTTCTCTTCTCTGTGCTTTACTGTTGGCTAATGCTGACGCGGGGTCAGATTCTTTCCGATAAGCGCACGCTTGCGCTGTTTTGCACAACGTGTTTGGGCTTTGTTGCGACGAAGAAGCTCGGGATTTATCTTCTGCTCATTTGCCTCATTATTGCGTTGGCGTACTGTCGGAAGGGTCGTTTGGCGGTGGCTGCAAGCGGCGCTCTCTCGGCGTTTGCGGTGCTCGTCTTTATCCCGGTTGTTGTTTTTCCCCTAGTGGGTGGTGGTTCTGGTAGCTCGCGGGAAATGTTTTCTGTTCCGTTTGCCCAAACAGCCTGGTATGTTTCGGAGTACCCTGAAGACGTAACGGATTCGGAAAAGGATGTAATCGACGAAGTCCTGGGCTATGACAGCCTTCCCGACAGATATGCGCCTGAAACGGCTGATTTCGTGAAAGGTTCAGCAAAGATCGAAGGCAAGGTCGCCGAATATGCCCGTGTGTACATCGCTGAGGGGTTGCGACATCCTCTCACTTACCTACGCGCTTTTTTGGCTTTAGAGGCGGGATTTGTGAGTACGAAGGATGGTTTCTCGCCGCTTTCGCTATCGGTTGCAATTGCGGGTCTCGATACTCAGGCTTTGCCGGACATATATTATAAACCCGAGGCCTTGGAATGGCCGGCATACTATATCGGCGAGTTTGCTTCTTCTGCCCACGAGATTCCGTTGTTGGGGATTCTGTTCTCCAAAGGACTGTACGCTTTTCTGGCCCCTCTGTGCGCCGTGTTGATTCTCGTAGTGCGCGACCGGAGAAAACTCATAACCTTGCTTCCGTATATTGGATTTGCAGCATTGCTTTACCTGAGCCCCATATCGACTGAGTACAATTCCGGTCGATACGTGTTTCCTTTGCTGTGCGCGTTTCCCTTGTTACTCGGCGTGATCGTGCGGGCTGTCGATAATGGAAAACCGACGAAAGGCGACTGCGAGCTGCTCGCTTAG
- a CDS encoding glycosyltransferase family 2 protein yields the protein MLVSIVVPVYNVERYLRECLDSLRAQTLEDIEIVCVDDGSTDGSLAILREYEAEDPRFKVITKPNAGYGHTMNCGFAVARAPYIGILESDDFCKPDMCEKLYLLAAGNDLDLVRCDIDLYWSEPDERRKRARYCLSDGLREVFDPRDRPECFRLPPALCCMLVRKALVHDNGLFFSETPGASYQDTAFSFKLWACARRAMAVDDAYISYRQDNESSSINQRGKIQCVPSEYREIERFIASDEKRFSSLRPVVAARKFSAYIWNYRRIDEACHEEFARQMADELSQAQEDHLLNPDFYSSEEWSDLQLLLRDDKRFIERMDNWNDGAVRRFHLRSRIFRKIGMASLS from the coding sequence ATGCTTGTTTCCATTGTTGTGCCCGTATACAACGTTGAGCGGTATTTGCGCGAATGTCTCGATAGCTTACGCGCCCAGACGCTCGAAGATATCGAGATTGTTTGCGTAGATGACGGCTCGACCGATGGCTCCCTGGCTATCTTGCGAGAATACGAGGCGGAAGACCCACGGTTCAAAGTGATTACGAAGCCCAATGCCGGCTACGGGCATACCATGAATTGCGGATTTGCCGTTGCGAGAGCCCCTTACATCGGCATCCTTGAGTCGGATGATTTTTGCAAACCGGATATGTGCGAGAAGCTTTATCTTCTGGCAGCTGGAAACGATCTTGACTTAGTGCGCTGCGACATTGATCTTTACTGGTCAGAGCCAGATGAACGCCGCAAGCGTGCTCGCTATTGCCTTTCCGATGGTCTGCGCGAGGTGTTCGACCCTCGCGACCGACCCGAATGTTTCCGGCTTCCTCCGGCATTGTGCTGCATGCTTGTTCGAAAAGCGCTTGTGCACGACAACGGGCTCTTCTTTTCTGAAACGCCCGGTGCGTCCTATCAGGATACCGCGTTCAGTTTCAAGCTTTGGGCATGTGCTCGACGAGCTATGGCCGTCGACGATGCCTACATCTCTTATCGGCAGGACAACGAGTCCAGTTCTATTAACCAAAGAGGCAAGATTCAATGCGTGCCAAGCGAATACCGCGAAATCGAGCGCTTTATTGCAAGTGACGAGAAGCGATTCTCTTCACTTCGGCCTGTTGTTGCGGCTCGTAAGTTCAGCGCGTATATCTGGAACTACCGACGGATTGATGAAGCTTGCCATGAAGAATTTGCTAGGCAGATGGCTGACGAACTCTCTCAAGCGCAAGAAGATCACCTTCTCAACCCTGATTTCTACAGCTCTGAAGAGTGGAGCGACTTGCAGCTTTTGTTGCGAGATGATAAGCGTTTTATCGAACGTATGGATAATTGGAATGATGGGGCAGTTCGCCGATTTCATTTGCGCTCGCGGATTTTTCGCAAAATCGGAATGGCTTCGCTCTCATGA
- a CDS encoding CCA tRNA nucleotidyltransferase has product MPNEPDLDPTVTIPLPPYALEALDALEAAGFESWVVGGYVRDALLDRPSADIDIATLAPWQDVQRVFEARGHRTHETGTAHGTLTVIVDEQALEITTFRSDGAYADARHPKQVSFVRTIAEDLARRDFTMNALAYHPARGLFDPYGGHADLEARVIRAVGDPERRFSEDALRMLRACRFAAELGFAIDPATFEGMLANKGLLPRISTERITHELQRLLLGAHAGSALVATVDVLAAVLPELVAMKGFEQRTPYHIYDVLEHTAHVVDGVPPYPLARWAALFHDMGKPAAFFTDEDGTGHFYGHAAISVMLARGVMERLALSSAFMTRVLVLVERHDDVIDLTPKAVKRACTRLGGDTDLFAALCDLKRGDARGQAPQCIGRVADADELERILADVLAADEAFSLGKLALDGRDVIALGVPQGPLVGQVLAETLDAVIDERIENEPDALRAFVEGWRDEHLDRAAG; this is encoded by the coding sequence ATGCCGAACGAGCCCGACCTCGACCCGACCGTCACCATCCCCCTGCCGCCGTACGCCCTCGAGGCCCTCGACGCGCTCGAGGCGGCCGGCTTCGAATCGTGGGTGGTGGGCGGCTACGTGCGCGACGCGCTGCTCGACCGCCCCTCGGCCGACATCGACATCGCCACGCTGGCGCCATGGCAGGACGTGCAGCGGGTGTTCGAGGCGCGGGGCCATCGCACGCACGAGACGGGGACGGCGCACGGCACGCTCACGGTGATCGTGGACGAGCAGGCGCTCGAGATCACGACGTTTCGCAGCGACGGTGCCTACGCCGACGCGCGCCACCCGAAGCAGGTGTCCTTCGTGCGCACCATCGCCGAGGATCTCGCACGGCGCGACTTCACCATGAACGCCCTGGCCTACCACCCCGCGCGCGGCCTGTTCGACCCCTACGGCGGCCACGCCGACCTCGAAGCGCGCGTGATCCGCGCCGTGGGCGACCCCGAGCGCCGCTTCTCGGAAGACGCCCTGCGCATGCTGCGCGCCTGCCGGTTCGCCGCGGAGCTGGGGTTCGCCATCGACCCGGCCACCTTCGAAGGCATGCTGGCGAACAAGGGGCTGCTCCCCCGCATCTCCACCGAGCGCATCACCCACGAGCTGCAGCGCCTGCTGCTGGGGGCGCACGCGGGAAGCGCGCTCGTCGCCACCGTCGACGTGCTGGCGGCCGTGCTGCCCGAGCTCGTGGCCATGAAGGGATTCGAGCAGCGCACGCCGTACCATATATACGACGTGCTCGAGCACACGGCGCACGTGGTGGACGGCGTCCCGCCCTACCCGCTCGCCCGCTGGGCCGCGCTGTTCCACGACATGGGCAAGCCGGCGGCGTTCTTCACCGACGAGGACGGCACGGGGCACTTCTACGGGCACGCCGCCATCAGCGTCATGCTGGCGCGCGGCGTCATGGAGCGCCTCGCGCTGTCGTCGGCCTTCATGACGCGCGTGCTCGTGCTGGTCGAACGCCACGACGACGTGATCGACCTCACGCCGAAGGCCGTGAAGCGCGCGTGCACGCGCCTCGGAGGCGACACCGACCTGTTCGCCGCGCTGTGCGACCTCAAGCGCGGGGACGCGCGCGGGCAGGCGCCGCAGTGCATCGGCCGCGTGGCCGACGCCGACGAGCTCGAACGCATCCTGGCCGACGTGCTGGCGGCCGACGAGGCGTTCTCGCTCGGGAAGCTGGCGCTCGACGGGCGCGACGTCATCGCGCTCGGCGTGCCGCAAGGCCCCCTCGTCGGACAGGTGCTGGCAGAAACGCTCGATGCCGTCATCGACGAGCGCATCGAGAACGAGCCCGACGCGCTGCGCGCCTTCGTCGAAGGATGGCGCGACGAGCACCTCGACCGCGCCGCTGGGTGA
- a CDS encoding CDGSH iron-sulfur domain-containing protein, with amino-acid sequence MTPPSATAQAQPEAAVEAPDERMSITISHNGPYLVHGGIPLTQEVITPVGGHREYRTALTFPLQETYALCRCGQTSTPPFCDGSHVAANFHGTETASRASFEERADIFPGPGVTLYDDNRCAFARFCHREDGDVWTLTELSGDERLKQEAVKESTDCPAGRLVHVDSETGAIYEPEFEPSIALLEDPEEGVSGPLYVRGGIPLVGVDGVEYELRNRYALCRCGASRNKPFCDAMHVTVGFEDGLDDDSTW; translated from the coding sequence ATGACCCCACCCTCCGCAACCGCCCAGGCGCAGCCGGAAGCCGCCGTCGAAGCCCCCGACGAGCGCATGAGCATCACGATCTCCCACAACGGGCCGTATCTCGTGCACGGCGGCATCCCCCTGACCCAGGAGGTCATCACGCCCGTCGGCGGCCATCGCGAGTACCGCACGGCGCTCACCTTCCCGCTGCAGGAAACGTACGCGCTGTGCCGCTGCGGGCAGACGAGCACGCCGCCGTTCTGCGACGGCTCGCACGTGGCTGCGAACTTCCACGGCACGGAAACCGCCTCGCGCGCGTCGTTCGAGGAGCGCGCCGACATCTTCCCCGGCCCCGGCGTGACGCTGTACGACGACAACCGCTGCGCGTTCGCCCGGTTCTGCCACCGCGAGGACGGCGACGTATGGACGCTCACCGAGCTGTCGGGCGACGAGCGCCTGAAGCAAGAGGCCGTCAAGGAATCCACCGACTGCCCCGCCGGAAGGCTCGTGCACGTCGACTCAGAGACCGGCGCGATATACGAGCCGGAGTTCGAGCCCTCCATCGCCCTGCTCGAAGACCCGGAGGAAGGCGTGAGCGGGCCGTTGTACGTGCGCGGCGGCATCCCGCTCGTCGGCGTCGACGGCGTCGAGTACGAGCTGCGCAACCGCTATGCGCTCTGCCGCTGCGGCGCGTCGCGCAACAAGCCTTTCTGCGACGCCATGCACGTAACCGTGGGCTTCGAAGACGGTTTGGATGACGATAGCACCTGGTAA
- a CDS encoding MBL fold metallo-hydrolase: MENEQDRTSRIPTAAASVELPFGEPLLICPGLYRVRVPLPHNPLQALNSYIVLGDETTTIIDVGFNHPACEEALDKALEALGRTWDSVEIVLTHSHPDHTGNLDRIYRDGMRVYANLHSFKEVENLMEMQANVFGPLLRKAATPQQSGLVFRKGKHRLHVSAELLPLTCKPDLIYLHEGDVLRAGNFTFEVIETPGHDPWHICLYEPDRKLMIIGDHVLERITPSVSSWFPAYNALEEFLESLGKMYSYDVDLVLPAHGTPYAELRDRVMFLIAHHGERLQELYDLVAAGHDDIVSISSHAKWRYENWNEWPLDQKFFSMGETMAHLVHLVCEGKIKQTICGDEYRFELP; this comes from the coding sequence ATGGAGAACGAACAAGACCGCACCTCCCGCATCCCGACAGCCGCCGCATCCGTCGAGCTGCCGTTCGGCGAGCCGCTCCTCATCTGCCCCGGCCTGTACCGCGTGCGCGTGCCGCTTCCCCACAACCCGCTGCAGGCGCTCAACTCCTACATCGTCCTGGGCGACGAGACGACCACGATCATCGACGTGGGCTTCAACCACCCCGCGTGCGAGGAGGCCCTCGACAAGGCACTCGAAGCCCTCGGGCGCACCTGGGACAGCGTCGAGATCGTGCTGACGCACTCGCACCCCGACCACACGGGCAACCTCGACCGCATCTACCGCGACGGCATGCGCGTGTACGCGAACCTCCACTCGTTCAAGGAAGTGGAGAACCTCATGGAGATGCAGGCGAACGTGTTCGGCCCGCTGCTGCGGAAGGCGGCGACGCCCCAGCAAAGCGGGCTCGTGTTCCGCAAGGGCAAGCACCGGTTGCACGTGTCCGCCGAGCTGCTCCCGTTGACGTGCAAGCCCGACCTCATCTACCTGCACGAAGGCGACGTGCTGCGCGCCGGGAACTTCACGTTCGAGGTGATCGAGACGCCGGGGCACGACCCGTGGCACATCTGCTTGTACGAGCCCGACCGCAAGCTCATGATCATCGGCGACCACGTGCTGGAGCGCATCACGCCGTCGGTGTCGTCGTGGTTCCCCGCCTACAACGCCCTGGAGGAGTTCCTGGAAAGCCTCGGGAAGATGTACTCCTACGACGTCGACCTCGTGCTCCCCGCGCACGGGACCCCCTACGCCGAGCTGCGCGACCGCGTCATGTTCCTCATCGCGCACCACGGCGAGCGCCTGCAGGAGCTCTACGACCTCGTGGCCGCCGGGCACGACGACATCGTGTCCATATCGTCGCACGCGAAGTGGCGCTACGAGAACTGGAACGAATGGCCGCTCGACCAGAAGTTCTTCTCGATGGGCGAGACGATGGCCCACCTCGTGCACCTCGTGTGCGAGGGCAAGATCAAGCAAACCATCTGCGGCGACGAGTACCGCTTCGAACTGCCGTAA
- a CDS encoding amidohydrolase, whose product MRIDLIIESRNVFTGTDGTARPAAVAIADDRIAAVGPREDVRAFARETNAGGPAPEVRDFGDALVVPGFHDSHLHFFHSAVYASPLATMFLGENEADCVARMQAFAERRPSGWLLAQGWREYRWDPPVPPSKHSLDKAFPTRPVALYSGDAHTLWLNSAALAELGLTRDSVPPAGGTYDRDEAGELTGIVREAAAMELMPQIMGSFTDDEVASAYRGFFARLAENGVTSVCDMSLMAHPGLDFIRDDVHAALLERGELTARVHLFPTLLDDMCRFETMRARYTGPYLQAPGFKQFFDGVSSQHTAWVTEPYANARVEGDCGRPTVDAAVMRSYVLAAAEQGYPVRIHTIGDAAIHAALDIFEEARAKFGPLPEGRRNCLEHLENFLPEDLDRLAELQVVAAVQPPHMTLDPGGPERDLGPERVRFMWPFRTLLDRSTVLAFGTDSPVVDVNSMDVLYSAVSRRDPDTHEPAGGWLPDERVRMAEALRAYTQGSAAAAGRRRELGTLEVGKLADLAVLDRNLLACDADDIQKTKVLATFMGGTCVFER is encoded by the coding sequence ATGCGCATCGACCTGATCATCGAAAGCCGGAACGTGTTCACCGGCACCGACGGCACGGCCCGTCCCGCCGCCGTCGCCATCGCCGACGACCGCATCGCGGCCGTCGGGCCGCGCGAGGACGTGCGCGCCTTCGCGCGGGAGACGAACGCCGGCGGCCCCGCGCCTGAGGTGCGCGACTTCGGCGACGCGCTCGTGGTTCCCGGCTTCCACGATTCCCACCTGCACTTCTTCCACTCGGCCGTGTACGCCTCGCCGCTGGCCACCATGTTCCTCGGCGAGAACGAGGCCGACTGCGTCGCGCGCATGCAGGCGTTCGCCGAGCGGCGCCCGAGCGGCTGGCTGCTGGCGCAGGGATGGCGCGAGTACCGCTGGGACCCGCCCGTGCCGCCCTCGAAGCACTCGCTCGACAAGGCCTTCCCCACCCGCCCCGTGGCGCTGTACTCAGGCGACGCCCACACGCTGTGGCTCAACTCCGCGGCGCTGGCCGAGCTGGGGCTCACGCGCGACAGCGTCCCGCCCGCGGGCGGAACGTACGACCGCGACGAAGCGGGCGAGCTGACCGGCATCGTGCGCGAAGCGGCCGCCATGGAGCTGATGCCGCAGATCATGGGATCGTTCACCGACGACGAGGTGGCGTCCGCGTACCGCGGGTTCTTCGCCCGCCTGGCCGAGAACGGCGTGACGAGCGTGTGCGACATGTCGCTCATGGCGCATCCGGGGCTCGACTTCATCCGCGACGACGTGCATGCCGCCCTGCTCGAGCGCGGCGAGCTGACCGCGCGCGTGCACCTCTTCCCCACGCTGCTCGACGACATGTGCCGCTTCGAGACGATGCGCGCGCGGTACACGGGGCCGTACCTGCAAGCGCCCGGCTTCAAGCAGTTCTTCGACGGCGTGTCGAGCCAGCACACGGCCTGGGTGACCGAGCCCTACGCGAACGCGCGCGTCGAAGGCGACTGCGGCCGCCCCACGGTGGACGCCGCCGTCATGCGCTCCTACGTGCTGGCCGCCGCCGAGCAAGGCTATCCCGTGCGCATCCACACCATCGGCGACGCGGCCATCCACGCCGCGCTCGACATCTTCGAGGAGGCGCGCGCGAAGTTCGGTCCGTTGCCCGAGGGGCGCCGCAACTGCCTCGAACACCTTGAGAACTTCCTGCCCGAAGACCTCGACCGCCTCGCCGAGCTGCAGGTGGTGGCCGCCGTGCAGCCGCCGCACATGACGCTCGACCCGGGCGGCCCCGAGCGCGACCTCGGCCCCGAGCGCGTCCGCTTCATGTGGCCGTTCCGCACGTTGCTCGACCGCTCCACGGTGCTCGCGTTCGGGACGGACTCGCCCGTGGTGGACGTGAACTCGATGGACGTGCTGTACAGCGCCGTGAGCCGCCGGGATCCCGACACCCACGAGCCCGCGGGCGGGTGGCTGCCCGACGAGCGCGTGCGTATGGCGGAGGCCCTGCGCGCCTACACGCAGGGCAGCGCCGCGGCGGCGGGCCGCCGGCGCGAGCTGGGCACGCTCGAGGTGGGCAAGCTGGCCGACCTCGCCGTGCTCGACCGCAACCTGCTGGCGTGCGACGCCGACGACATCCAGAAGACGAAGGTGCTGGCCACGTTCATGGGCGGGACGTGCGTGTTCGAGCGCTAG
- a CDS encoding sensor domain-containing diguanylate cyclase, translating to MREDASCGRKLTKSIQTKFIALILGCTLLCAAVIGGAGILNANGVVDADSSRIMNLMCEEKAESIDAILSRIEQSVETLALYATDELDDVTRLRTDPAYVEDLTARIQAVAVNAGRSTDGSLAVYVRFNPDLAGPTAGLFWSRATQDGSFQPQAPTDLSRYGSDDLEHVGWYYLPVQSGKPIWLAPYFNKNLGVEMLSYVIPLYADGETVGVVGMDVDFSVIEDMVTSTHVYESGYAFLTDGEANVIFHRELQEGTPMGDLEESLVPVAEELQRGGNGSYLFPYTWRGVEKRMALCSLSNGMRLAITAPTAEIDAAKNNLIAQIVFFTTANAALSVVLAVALSRRIVRPLKELNVAARQVAEGDLSVELSSRTNDEVGTLALSFQQTVNHLRTYIDYINGLAYRDGLTGVKNKTAYQDAVKRLEEAIKAGKPEFGVIVFDINGLKQVNDTFGHDFGDMLIIDACRVICKVFKRSPVYRIGGDEFTVILEHADLEHCIDLLEGFERELEESNRYAHPERRVSIARGIAVYEEQVDLAFVGVFKRADEAMYRNKAAMKRREDGEGA from the coding sequence TTGCGGGAGGACGCATCGTGCGGAAGGAAGCTTACGAAATCAATTCAGACGAAGTTCATCGCGCTCATACTGGGCTGCACGCTCCTGTGCGCCGCGGTGATCGGCGGTGCCGGCATCCTCAACGCGAACGGCGTGGTGGATGCCGATTCCTCCCGCATCATGAATCTGATGTGCGAGGAGAAGGCCGAGAGCATCGACGCGATCCTCTCGCGCATCGAGCAATCGGTCGAAACGCTGGCCCTGTACGCGACGGACGAGCTGGACGACGTCACGCGCTTGCGGACCGATCCCGCATACGTGGAGGACCTCACCGCGCGCATCCAGGCGGTGGCCGTGAACGCCGGGCGCAGCACCGACGGCTCCCTGGCGGTGTACGTGCGCTTCAACCCGGATCTCGCAGGGCCGACGGCGGGCCTGTTCTGGAGCAGGGCGACCCAGGACGGGAGCTTCCAGCCGCAGGCGCCCACCGACCTGTCTCGGTACGGCTCCGACGATCTCGAGCACGTCGGCTGGTACTACCTGCCGGTGCAGAGCGGCAAGCCGATCTGGCTCGCCCCGTACTTCAACAAAAACCTCGGCGTCGAGATGCTGTCGTACGTCATCCCCCTCTACGCGGACGGCGAGACGGTGGGCGTCGTGGGGATGGACGTGGATTTCAGCGTCATCGAGGACATGGTGACGAGCACCCACGTGTACGAGAGCGGCTACGCGTTCCTCACCGACGGGGAGGCGAACGTCATCTTCCATCGGGAGCTCCAGGAGGGCACGCCCATGGGCGATCTGGAGGAAAGCCTCGTTCCGGTTGCCGAGGAGCTGCAGCGTGGCGGGAACGGGTCGTACCTGTTCCCCTATACCTGGCGCGGCGTCGAGAAGCGCATGGCGCTGTGCAGCCTGAGCAACGGGATGAGGCTCGCCATCACGGCTCCGACGGCGGAGATCGATGCGGCCAAGAACAACCTGATCGCGCAAATCGTCTTCTTCACGACGGCGAACGCGGCGCTCTCGGTCGTCCTCGCCGTGGCGCTGTCGCGCAGGATCGTCAGGCCGTTGAAGGAGCTCAACGTGGCCGCCCGGCAGGTGGCGGAGGGCGATTTGTCCGTCGAGCTGTCCAGCAGGACGAACGACGAGGTGGGCACGCTGGCGCTGAGCTTCCAGCAGACGGTGAACCATCTGCGCACGTACATCGACTACATCAACGGGCTCGCCTACCGCGACGGTCTCACCGGGGTGAAGAACAAGACCGCCTACCAGGACGCCGTGAAGCGCCTCGAGGAGGCCATCAAGGCCGGGAAGCCGGAATTCGGGGTCATCGTGTTCGACATCAACGGGTTGAAGCAGGTGAACGACACGTTCGGGCACGATTTCGGCGATATGCTGATCATCGACGCCTGCAGGGTCATCTGCAAGGTGTTCAAGCGAAGCCCCGTGTACCGCATCGGGGGAGACGAGTTCACGGTGATCCTCGAGCATGCGGACTTGGAGCATTGCATCGATCTCCTCGAGGGGTTCGAGCGCGAGCTGGAGGAGAGCAACCGGTACGCTCATCCCGAGCGCAGGGTTTCGATCGCGCGGGGCATAGCCGTGTACGAAGAGCAGGTGGACCTCGCCTTCGTCGGCGTGTTCAAGCGCGCCGACGAGGCGATGTACCGCAACAAGGCCGCGATGAAGCGACGCGAGGACGGGGAAGGCGCCTGA
- a CDS encoding response regulator, producing MKCFAVDDEPIVLALLERTIREAAPGCEVRSFGSARDALDAAAAGERPDVAFLDIAMFDMTGLELAKALREHAPETKVVFVTGYSDYALEAFNVHARGYVLKPVTVEKVRVELEGIGERELPRDPVLRVQTFGHFDVFANGEPVRFSHAKTKELFAFLVDRRGSSVNTGELCATLWEDRPDGPSVRSYARTVVSDLARALRDAGAEDVLVKRRNSFSIDCALVDCDLYRFLEGERAAVRSYRGQYMAQYSWAELTLGELERLS from the coding sequence ATGAAATGCTTTGCAGTCGATGACGAGCCGATCGTGCTCGCGCTGCTCGAGAGGACCATTCGGGAAGCGGCACCCGGCTGCGAGGTGCGCTCGTTCGGAAGCGCTCGCGACGCGCTCGACGCCGCTGCGGCCGGCGAGCGTCCCGACGTGGCGTTCCTCGACATCGCGATGTTCGACATGACGGGGCTCGAGCTGGCGAAGGCGCTGCGAGAGCACGCTCCCGAAACGAAGGTCGTGTTCGTGACGGGCTACTCCGACTACGCTCTGGAAGCCTTCAACGTGCACGCGCGGGGCTACGTCCTCAAGCCGGTGACCGTGGAGAAGGTGCGGGTCGAGCTGGAGGGCATCGGGGAGCGGGAATTGCCGCGCGATCCGGTGCTGCGCGTGCAGACGTTCGGCCATTTCGACGTGTTCGCGAACGGGGAGCCGGTGCGCTTCTCGCACGCGAAAACCAAGGAGCTGTTCGCGTTCCTCGTGGACCGTCGGGGCTCGTCGGTGAACACGGGCGAGCTTTGCGCGACGCTGTGGGAGGATCGTCCGGACGGCCCGTCGGTGCGCAGCTACGCGCGCACGGTGGTCTCCGACCTGGCCCGCGCGCTGCGCGACGCGGGCGCCGAAGACGTGCTGGTCAAGCGGCGCAACAGCTTCTCGATCGACTGCGCGCTCGTCGACTGCGACCTGTACCGGTTCCTCGAGGGGGAGCGGGCGGCCGTGCGCTCCTACCGGGGCCAGTACATGGCCCAGTACAGCTGGGCGGAGCTGACCTTGGGGGAGCTGGAACGGCTTTCGTAG